From a region of the Plodia interpunctella isolate USDA-ARS_2022_Savannah chromosome 13, ilPloInte3.2, whole genome shotgun sequence genome:
- the Pat1 gene encoding amyloid protein-binding protein 2, which yields MLKLVLYFLAKMADASSLRANKIPDNLYEQCLTNIVIYLHKNKCDKNELRSLPDTVVMDVYFKMFQEKKLCILAGELSDLDLFERLLRFGGSQLQLLQCFQAVTEHCAKLSTELSSAYLARCDVVSEHPDTLIHLGLRLGGFLNEAGWYADAQKVLLRVRELCLARPQTTYYKRLTLECCHRLLNTQSAYCCFPAATETYTLALKLLGLPEDASGELPAGPYAAAECCDQATQTDFPCESEVQEVTGGVGRSSTWGSSSLAARLCKEFSSLFFVRCDYNAAHAWAMCALKLLDKHTPQKITISVLRSCGKACVVKRRFAAAGALVRQAVALARHTAPAHAPDLAAALLDYGFYLLNIDSITQSVAVYEEALSTLRRVFGRSSLHVATAQEDLAYALYVLEYSSGLFYKAREHAEKAIRIIENLVPPDHLLLASAKRVKALILEEIALDTPAGQEMKPSLLEESESLHKAALALSTLAFGENNVQTAKHYGNLGRLYQSMQKFQDAETMHLKAIAIKEELLGAEDYEVGLSIGHLASLYNYHMNMHCAAEKLYLRSISISLKLFGERYSGLEYDYRGLVHVCTQLKRHQRAQHYSALLQRWHALREESKAEQQPAFGDEQVMPLEELKAKFFTPND from the exons ATGTTCCAGGAGAAGAAACTGTGTATCCTGGCTGGGGAGCTGTCGGACCTGGACCTCTTCGAGAGACTGCTGCGTTTCGGAGGGTCGCAGCTGCAACTATTACAGTGCTTTCAG GCGGTGACAGAGCACTGCGCGAAGCTGTCAACAGAGTTATCATCAGCGTATCTTGCGAGGTGTGACGTTGTATCAGAACATCCCGACACACTCATACACCTCGGTCTGAGGCTag GTGGTTTCCTAAACGAAGCCGGGTGGTACGCAGACGCACAGAAAGTATTGCTCCGCGTTAGGGAGCTGTGCCTGGCTCGACCACAGACCACGTATTACAAACGACTGACACTTGAGTGCTGCCATAG GTTATTAAACACACAATCGGCGTACTGCTGTTTCCCGGCCGCCACGGAGACCTACACGCTGGCCCTCAAACTGCTGGGACTGCCGGAGGACGCCAGCGGGGAGCTGCCAGCCGGGCCGTACGCTGCGGCGGAGTGCTGCGACCAGGCCACGCAGACAGACTTCCCTTGCGA GTCGGAGGTACAAGAGGTCACGGGCGGCGTGGGCCGCAGCAGCACGTGGGGCAGCTCATCCCTGGCCGCGAGGCTCTGCAAGGAGTTCTCGTCGCTGTTCTTCGTGAGGTGCGACTACAACGCGGCCCACGCCTGGGCCATGTGTGCGCTCAAGCTGCTCGACAAACATACTCCGCAAAA GATAACGATCTCGGTGCTGCGGTCGTGCGGCAAGGCGTGCGTGGTGAAGCGACGCTTCGCCGCGGCGGGCGCGCTGGTGCGGCAGGCCGTGGCGCTCGCACGCCACACCGCGCCCGCTCACGCGCCCGACCTCGCCGCCGCGCTGCTGGACTACGGCTTCTATCTGCTCAACATCGACTCCATCACGCAGAGCGTCGCCGTCTACGAG GAAGCGCTGTCAACTCTGCGACGGGTGTTCGGGCGCAGCAGCCTCCACGTGGCCACGGCTCAGGAAGACCTCGCGTACGCGCTCTACGTGCTGGAGTACTCCTCGGGGCTCTTCTACAAGGCTCGGGAACATGCGGAGAAGGCTATCAGGATTATAGag AATCTTGTGCCTCCTGACCACCTTCTGCTAGCATCAGCCAAACGCGTGAAGGCGCTCATTTTAGAAGAGATCGCGCTTGATACTCCTGCTGGACAGGAAATGA AGCCGTCGCTGCTGGAGGAGTCTGAGTCGCTGCACAAGGCGGCGCTGGCGCTGTCGACGCTGGCGTTCGGCGAGAACAATGTGCAGACCGCCAAGCACTACGGCAACCTCGGCCGCCTCTACCAGAGCATGCAGAAGTTCCAG GACGCAGAGACGATGCACCTGAAAGCCATAGCCATAAAGGAGGAGCTGCTGGGCGCGGAGGACTACGAGGTGGGGCTCAGCATCGGCCACCTCGCGTCGCTCTACAACTACCACATGAACATGCACTGCGCCGCTGAGAAACTCTATCTCAGATCTATATCTATTA gCCTGAAGCTGTTCGGCGAGCGCTACAGCGGGCTGGAGTACGACTACCGCGGACTGGTGCACGTGTGCACGCAGCTGAAGCGGCACCAGCGCGCGCAGCACTACAGCGCGCTGCTGCAGCGCTGGCACG CCCTCCGAGAGGAATCAAAGGCGGAACAACAACCGGCATTCGGCGACGAACAAGTGATGCCTCTAGAGGAGCTCAAAGCGAAATTCTTCACGCCCAACGACTGA